One genomic region from Leifsonia poae encodes:
- a CDS encoding glycoside hydrolase family 15 protein: protein MSLPIEDYALISDCFTGALVGRDGSVDWLCLPRYDSQSMFGALLGTEDHGRWLLAPTDPTATTTRRYEGDTMILVTRWTTADGEVEVTDAMPMGDGRADLIRRVRGVRGSVRMRQDLRIRFDYASAIPWVRKDTSVHPPALIAVAGPNAIVVRGSTLRATDHSHTGEFTVDAGETIDLSLTWFRSHRDTPEPLDIESALQRTRAWWTEWAEGCSHEGPYRDEVVRSLLLLRALTHLQTGGIVAAATTSLPEAFGGERNWDYRYVWLRDASLTISVLIGHGYTDYVDHWRDWLLRAVAGDPADVQIMYGLSGERDLAERDITSLPGYQGASPVRIGNGASTQFQADVIGEVMLALDHGRANGVEETRFSWALQRALMGYLETHWRDPDHGIWEIRGEPRFFTHSRVLVWAAFDRAVQAVEVHGLDGPVDRWRLLRDEVRADVEANGFDAERQSYVQYFGSDEVDASLLQLAQVGYCDWDDPRMLGTVSAIESDLLRQDLVLRYRTEAGVDGLPPGEHPFLACSFWLVEQYARSGREADARRLMDRVVGLSNDVGMLSEEYDVEGRSQAGNTPQALTHLALVRAADAIAEMVGGPAT, encoded by the coding sequence ATGTCGCTCCCCATCGAGGATTACGCCCTGATCAGTGACTGCTTCACCGGAGCACTCGTCGGACGGGACGGAAGCGTCGACTGGCTCTGCCTTCCGCGCTACGACTCGCAGTCGATGTTCGGTGCCCTGCTCGGCACCGAAGACCACGGTCGCTGGCTGCTGGCGCCCACCGATCCCACCGCGACGACGACGAGGCGGTACGAGGGCGACACGATGATCCTCGTCACCCGCTGGACGACCGCCGACGGCGAGGTCGAGGTCACCGATGCGATGCCGATGGGCGACGGCCGGGCCGATCTGATCCGGCGCGTGCGGGGCGTCCGCGGTTCGGTGCGGATGCGGCAGGATCTGCGCATTCGGTTCGACTACGCCAGCGCCATCCCGTGGGTGCGCAAAGACACCAGCGTGCACCCGCCGGCCCTGATCGCGGTCGCCGGCCCGAATGCGATCGTGGTGCGCGGCTCCACCCTGCGCGCCACCGACCACAGTCACACGGGCGAGTTCACCGTCGACGCCGGCGAGACCATCGATCTCAGCCTCACCTGGTTCCGCTCGCACCGCGACACCCCCGAACCGCTCGACATCGAATCCGCCCTGCAACGCACACGCGCGTGGTGGACGGAGTGGGCCGAAGGCTGCAGCCATGAGGGCCCGTATCGCGACGAAGTCGTCCGCTCGCTGCTCCTGCTGCGCGCGCTGACCCACCTGCAGACCGGCGGCATCGTCGCTGCCGCCACCACATCGCTCCCCGAGGCCTTCGGTGGCGAACGGAACTGGGACTACCGCTACGTCTGGCTTCGGGATGCGTCGCTCACCATCTCGGTGCTCATCGGCCACGGCTACACCGACTATGTCGATCACTGGCGCGACTGGCTGCTGCGGGCGGTCGCCGGCGACCCGGCCGATGTGCAGATCATGTACGGCCTGTCGGGCGAGCGTGACCTCGCAGAACGCGACATCACGAGTCTGCCCGGCTATCAGGGCGCATCGCCGGTGCGCATCGGCAACGGCGCCTCCACCCAGTTCCAGGCAGATGTGATCGGCGAGGTGATGCTCGCCCTCGATCACGGCCGGGCGAATGGGGTGGAGGAGACCCGGTTCTCCTGGGCCCTGCAGCGCGCGCTGATGGGCTACCTCGAGACGCACTGGCGCGACCCGGATCACGGCATCTGGGAGATCAGGGGCGAACCCCGCTTCTTCACCCACTCCCGCGTGCTGGTGTGGGCTGCGTTCGATCGGGCGGTGCAGGCCGTCGAGGTGCACGGACTGGATGGGCCCGTCGACCGGTGGCGCCTGCTCCGAGACGAAGTGCGCGCCGACGTCGAGGCGAACGGATTCGACGCCGAGCGACAGAGCTACGTGCAGTACTTCGGCAGCGATGAGGTGGACGCCTCCCTACTGCAGCTCGCACAGGTGGGGTACTGCGATTGGGACGACCCGCGGATGCTCGGCACCGTGAGCGCGATCGAATCCGATCTGCTTCGCCAGGATCTCGTGCTGCGATACCGCACCGAGGCGGGCGTCGACGGGCTCCCGCCGGGCGAGCATCCCTTCCTCGCCTGTTCGTTCTGGCTGGTGGAACAGTACGCCCGGTCGGGTCGCGAGGCCGACGCACGCCGGCTCATGGACCGCGTCGTCGGTCTGTCCAACGATGTCGGCATGCTTTCGGAGGAATACGACGTGGAGGGGCGTTCTCAGGCCGGGAACACACCGCAGGCGCTCACCCACCTCGCACTGGTGCGGGCGGCCGACGCCATTGCGGAGATGGTCGGCGGACCGGCGACGTGA
- a CDS encoding glucose-6-phosphate dehydrogenase: MTQSVTTLVILGASGDLSSRLLLPALGQLLANHPERRLQLVGSGSEEWSDAHWRSVVRASFKTVGASGPAVDAVLTGTKYLSADVTLPADLERLFNVCDGVPAFYFALPPAVTALACTALEKVKRPEGLALALEKPFGTDRRSAIALNKVLAKLVPEDQIHRVDHFLGRSTVYNLLGLRFANRIFEPLWNAEHIERIDIIYDETLGLEGRARYYDKAGALTDMIQSHLLQVLAVLAMEPPSTLGAQDLRDAKGAVLRATRLRHDSPVESSRRAKYTAGSVEGQKVPSYDKEPGVDPSRDTETLAEVTLEVETWRWAGVPFTLRSGKALGERRREIVITFRAAQRIPTGLRGTKEPTKLRLLLAPDEMSLELNINGPGDPYKIERAAMSVEFGPGQLLAYGEVLEGILDGDPSLSVRGDTAVECWRIVGPVLAEWAKNEVPLQTYRAGSRGPASWAPLG, from the coding sequence ATGACGCAGTCGGTGACCACTCTCGTGATTCTCGGAGCCAGCGGAGACCTCTCGTCCAGGCTGCTTCTCCCCGCCCTCGGCCAGTTGCTGGCGAACCATCCGGAGCGTCGTCTCCAGCTGGTCGGTTCCGGCAGCGAGGAATGGTCCGATGCGCATTGGCGTTCGGTGGTGCGGGCCTCCTTCAAGACGGTGGGGGCCTCCGGACCGGCGGTCGACGCGGTGCTCACGGGCACGAAGTACCTGTCTGCCGACGTCACTCTTCCAGCCGACCTCGAGCGCCTCTTCAACGTATGCGACGGGGTTCCCGCGTTCTATTTCGCGCTTCCGCCGGCCGTCACGGCACTCGCGTGCACCGCGCTGGAGAAGGTGAAACGGCCGGAGGGGCTGGCACTGGCCCTCGAGAAGCCGTTCGGCACCGATCGCCGCAGCGCGATCGCCCTGAACAAGGTTCTCGCCAAACTCGTTCCCGAAGACCAGATCCACCGTGTGGACCACTTCCTTGGTCGATCGACGGTCTACAACCTGCTGGGCCTGCGGTTCGCGAACCGTATCTTCGAGCCGCTGTGGAATGCCGAGCACATCGAGCGCATCGACATCATCTATGACGAGACGCTCGGACTGGAAGGGCGTGCCCGCTACTACGACAAGGCGGGCGCCCTCACCGACATGATCCAGAGCCACCTGCTGCAGGTGCTCGCCGTGTTGGCGATGGAGCCGCCGTCGACGCTCGGGGCCCAGGATCTGCGGGATGCGAAGGGCGCCGTTCTTCGGGCGACGCGTCTGCGCCACGACAGTCCCGTCGAGTCGAGCCGCCGCGCGAAGTACACGGCCGGGTCGGTCGAAGGGCAGAAGGTGCCTTCCTACGACAAAGAGCCGGGCGTCGACCCGTCGCGCGACACCGAGACGCTGGCGGAAGTCACGCTCGAGGTGGAGACCTGGCGCTGGGCGGGCGTGCCGTTCACCCTTCGCTCCGGTAAGGCCCTCGGTGAGCGCCGGCGCGAGATCGTCATCACCTTCCGCGCCGCGCAGCGGATTCCGACCGGGCTGCGCGGAACGAAGGAGCCGACGAAGTTGCGCCTGCTGCTCGCCCCCGACGAGATGTCGCTGGAACTCAACATCAATGGTCCGGGTGATCCCTACAAGATCGAGCGGGCGGCGATGTCGGTCGAGTTCGGACCCGGGCAGCTCCTGGCCTACGGCGAAGTGTTGGAGGGCATCCTCGATGGCGACCCGTCGCTCTCGGTCCGCGGCGA